In a single window of the Microbacterium sp. Root61 genome:
- a CDS encoding MFS transporter, with amino-acid sequence MARLRRDHFIDLRPLTTSPAFRRLWIGSTLAGLGGQLTIVAIMLHVYELTNDTFAVSMVAVAGLLPMIVAGLYGGMLADAFDRRTVALIAATVTWGSTLLLAVLAWGHLETVWWLYALSVVNSAANSIVMATRAAITPRLIPRDQLPAAAALQGITMGIMVMVGPAAAGILVALTGYQWTYTIDVVLMLSLFFGLWKLPRILPEGETVRPGIRSLVDGWQFLRRAKNIRLQYLLDIVAMTFGNPLALFPAIGAVLLGGGPITTGILTAAVAVGAFCSSLFSGPVGRVRHHGLGIERAILVYGGAIAAFGLVLLAAQFGVAAPAAVDANNPNTTLIVLAAAMLAISGAADNISAIYRSTMMQSAVPDAMRGRLQGIFIVVVAGGPRIGALYVGVLATFTSLWFPPLLGGFIVIGLVALLVSRNPRFRAYDAENPVP; translated from the coding sequence ATGGCGAGACTGCGGCGCGATCACTTCATCGACCTCCGCCCACTGACCACCAGCCCGGCGTTCCGGCGGCTCTGGATCGGATCGACGCTGGCCGGCCTCGGCGGCCAGCTGACGATCGTCGCGATCATGCTCCACGTGTACGAGCTGACGAACGACACCTTCGCCGTGTCGATGGTCGCCGTCGCCGGGCTGCTCCCGATGATCGTGGCCGGACTGTACGGAGGGATGCTCGCAGACGCCTTCGACCGACGGACCGTGGCGCTGATCGCGGCAACCGTCACCTGGGGTTCCACCCTGCTCCTGGCTGTGCTCGCGTGGGGCCACCTCGAGACGGTGTGGTGGCTGTACGCCCTGAGCGTGGTCAACTCCGCGGCCAACTCCATCGTGATGGCGACGCGGGCGGCGATCACGCCCCGGCTGATCCCGCGCGATCAGCTTCCCGCCGCCGCCGCGCTGCAGGGCATCACGATGGGGATCATGGTGATGGTCGGTCCGGCCGCCGCCGGCATCCTGGTGGCTCTCACCGGCTACCAGTGGACCTACACGATCGATGTCGTGCTGATGCTGTCGCTGTTCTTCGGACTGTGGAAGCTGCCCCGCATCCTCCCCGAAGGGGAGACCGTGCGTCCCGGCATCCGTTCCCTCGTGGACGGATGGCAGTTCCTGCGTCGCGCGAAGAACATCCGCCTGCAGTACCTGCTGGACATCGTCGCGATGACCTTCGGCAACCCCCTCGCCCTTTTCCCCGCGATCGGAGCGGTGCTGCTGGGCGGAGGGCCGATCACCACCGGCATCCTCACCGCGGCTGTGGCCGTGGGCGCGTTCTGCTCGAGCCTGTTCTCCGGGCCCGTCGGACGAGTGCGCCACCACGGGCTCGGGATCGAGCGCGCGATCCTCGTCTACGGTGGCGCGATCGCCGCCTTCGGACTCGTGCTGCTCGCAGCGCAGTTCGGGGTCGCGGCACCCGCGGCGGTCGACGCCAACAATCCGAACACAACCCTGATCGTGCTCGCGGCCGCGATGCTGGCGATCAGCGGAGCCGCCGACAACATCAGCGCCATCTACCGCAGCACGATGATGCAGTCGGCCGTGCCCGACGCGATGCGCGGCCGGCTGCAGGGCATCTTCATCGTGGTCGTCGCCGGGGGCCCGCGCATCGGCGCGCTCTACGTCGGCGTGCTCGCGACCTTCACGAGCCTGTGGTTCCCGCCGCTGCTGGGCGGATTCATCGTCATCGGCCTCGTGGCGCTGCTGGTCTCCCGCAATCCGCGCTTCCGCGCGTACGACGCCGAGAACCCCGTCCCCTGA
- the rpsO gene encoding 30S ribosomal protein S15 gives MPLEFDAKKAIIEEYATHPGDTGSPEVQVAMLTQRIKDLTEHLKEHKHDHHSRRGLFLMVGQRRRLLGYLQDVDINRYRSLIERLGLRR, from the coding sequence ATGCCACTCGAATTTGACGCTAAGAAGGCGATCATCGAAGAGTACGCGACGCACCCCGGTGACACCGGATCCCCCGAGGTGCAGGTCGCGATGCTGACGCAGCGCATCAAAGACCTCACAGAGCACCTGAAGGAGCACAAGCACGACCACCACTCGCGTCGTGGCTTGTTCCTGATGGTCGGTCAGCGCCGCCGTCTGCTCGGCTACCTCCAGGACGTCGACATCAACCGTTACCGGTCGTTGATCGAGCGCCTGGGGCTCCGCCGCTAG